The Streptomyces cyaneogriseus subsp. noncyanogenus region GCGAGGGTGGTGCGGTGTCACGGGGCGGGCGCGGGTGGTGCGGCGTCAGGGGGACGGCCGCGGGCGGTGGGTGTCACGACGGACGGCCGCGGGTGGTGCGGTGTCGCGGGGGTGGTCGCGGGCGGTGCGCAAGAGGGTGTGTGTCACAGGGGCGCGTGGTTTCGGATGGCGGGCGCGGACCCTATCGTCAAGGTCATGTTCGCTGTCTACGCCGCCCGAATCGACCGCGACCAGCCGCTCGCCGGCCTGGAACTGGGGGAGCGCCCGGCCCCCGAGGCCCGCCCCGGCTGGAGCGTCGTCCAGGTCAGAGCCGCTTCCCTCAACCATCACGACCTGTGGTCCCTGCGCGGTGTCGGCCTCCCCGAGGACCGGCTGCCGATGATCCTCGGCTGCGATGCCGCCGGTGTCGACGAGGACGGCAACGAGGTCGTCCTGCACTCCGTCATCGGGCAGAGCGGGCACGGGGTCGGGCCCAGGGAGCCCCGGTCGATCCTCACCGAGCGCTATCAGGGCACGTTCGCCGAGCAGGTGGCCGTGCCCACCTGGAACGTGCTGCCCAAGCCGAAGGAGCTGTCGTTCGAGGAGGCGGCCTGTCTGCCGACGGCGTGGCTGACGGCGTACCGCATGCTGTTCACCAACGCCGGAGTGCGTCCGGGCGACTCCGTGCTGGTGCAGGGTGCCGGCGGGGGCGTCGCCACGGCCGCGATCGTGCTCGGCAAGGCGGCGGGACTGAGGGTCTTCGCCACCAGCCGGGACGAGGCCAAGCGCAAGCGGGCCGTGGAGCTCGGCGCGGTGGAGGCGGTCGAGCCGGGCGCCCGGCTGCCGCAGCGGGTCGACGCCGTGATCGAGACGGTGGGCGCCGCCACCTGGTCGCACTCGGTGAAGTCGCTGCGCCCCGGCGGCACGTTGGTGATCTCCGGCGCCACCAGCGGCGACCGGCCCTCGCACGCGGAGCTGACCCGGATCTTCTTCCTGGAGCTGAAGGTGGTCGGGTCCACCATGGGCACCAAGGACGAGCTGGAGGATCTGCTGTCGTTCTGCGCCGCCACCGGGGTGCGCCCCGTCATCGACGAGGTGCTCCCGATGGAGCGGGCGCGTGAGGGCTTCGAGCGGATGGAGTCCGGGGGGCAGTTCGGCAAGATCGTGCTCACCGCGGGTTCCTGACGGCCCCCGCCGGATCGTTCCGCCCACGGCGGGTTCGGGTGCGTGCACCCGGGCCCGCCGTTCCGCTTATCGGGCCACGACGACATGTCAACTTGGGTTGACGGGAACCGTCTGTCAACTTACGTTGACGTCATGACCGAAGCAACGGAACTGGCCGAGCGCGCGGGGGACGGTGACCCCCGGATCGGGCTGCGGGCCGTCGCCGCGCTGCGCAGGCTGCTGGAACAGCTGGAGGCGGTGCAGGTGCGCAGTGCGCGCAATCAGGGCTGGTCGTGGCAGGAGATCGCCGCGGAGCTCGGGGTGAGCAGGCAGGCCGTGCACAAGAAGTACGGGAGGCGTTGATGTTCGAGCGGTTCACCGAGGACGCCCGTGCCGTGGTGCGGGGGGCCGTCGCGCAGGCCGAGGCGACGGGGGAGCGGAGCGTCGACGCCGGGCATCTGCTGCTGGCGCTGCTGGAGCGCCGGGGCGGCCGAGGGGCGTGCGCACTGGCGGAACTGGGGGTCGCCGACCGCGGGGAGGCGGTGCGGCGGGCGTGGGACGAGGCGCGGCGGCGGGCCGGTCTCTCCCAGGCGGAGACCGACGCCCTGGCCGGTCTGGGGATCGACGTCGCGCGGATCGTCGCCCGGGTGGAGGAGGTCCACGGTGCCGGCGCGCTGGCCGGGGACCGGCGGGACAAGGGCTGGTGGTCGGGGCGGCGCGGCTTCGGGCGGGATGCCAAGGAAGTGCTGGAGAAGGCCCTGCGCATCGCCCTGGCCCGGCGCGAGCGGCACATCGGCGACGAGCACATCCTGCTCGCCCTGACCGCGCGGCCGGGCGTGGCCGCCGAGGTGCTCGCCGATCACGGGGTCACCTATGCGTCGGTGACCGGGGTGCTGGACGGGACGGGGCGGGCCGAGGCCGGGTGAGGGCAGAGCACCGGGGCGCGGGCAAGGCGGGCACGCCTCACCTGTCCTCGGGGCGCTCCGGCTGGCCCCGGTGGGGCTCGGGCTGTCCCCGGTGGCGCTCACGTTGTCCCCGGTGGCGCCGCGGCCCGGAGCGCCACCGGGGGCAGGGCGCCGGGTCAGGGTTTCGGTGCCCGCAGGAGTGCCGCGATCCGGGCCGCCGCCGCCGACAGATGACCCCGGGCCTCACGCAACTGGTCGGGTGTGACGCCGTGGTCGCGAGCGGCGTCGCGGATGTCGTCCCGGAAGCGGTCCAGCAGGCGCTCCAGGTCGCGGGCCGGGTCGCCGGAGGGCGCGGCGGTGTCCTCGTGGGCCCAGGCCGGCACGTAGCCGGCCGGGAAGTCCTCCGGGGTGCGGGAGTACTCCGGCCGGGGCGCCGATGTGCCGGCGCCGGGCCGGGCGACACCGAAGTCCTTGCCGAACTCGCCGAATTCCCTGGCCAGTTCGCTCAGCCCCTCGCGCAGGCCGGTCGGCCAGTCGCCCCGGGTGAAGTGGCCCTGCACCTGCTCCTGGATCCGCCGCGCTATGCGCTGGACCTCCTCCTGCGCCTGGGCCCGGGCCCGCTCCTGGGCCTCCTTGGCCTGGCGGCGGGCGCGCTCGGCCTCCTCGCGGGCCCGGCGGCTCTCGTCCTTGGCGCGCCGGGCCTGCTCCTTCCACTCCTGCTTGGCGCGCCGCATCTCCTCCTTGGCGGCCTGCCAGGCATCCTTGTCGCCGAGGCTCGCGAAGTCGCCGAAGGGGGAGCCGGGCCCACCGCCGGGCGGTGCGCCGGCGCCCCGGCGGGCCTCGCCGGCCGCGGCCCGCATCTCGCGGCGCAGGTCGCCCGCCGCGCCGCGCACGTCCGCGCGGATCTCGGCGGCGAGCTCGGCGACCGACTCGCGGATCTCCAGCTCCAGATCGGCCAGCTCGCCGCTGCGGCCGGCCAGCTCGGCGCGTCCGGCGTCGGTGATGGAGTACACCTTGCGGCCGCCCTCGCTGGTGTGGGTGACCAGCCCCTCGGCCTCCAGTTTGGCCAGACGGGGGTAGACCGTGCCGGCCGAGGGCGCGTACAGGCCCTGGAAACGCTCCTCGAGCAGTCTGATCACCTCGTAGCCGTGACGGGGGGCCTCGTCGAGCAGCTTCAGGAGGTAGAGGCGGAGGCGGCCGTGGGCGAAGACGGGAGGCATGTCAGAGCACCTTCTTGTGGGTCGTGCCGTCGGCCGGGGCGCCGGTGGCTCCGTCGTCGCGGCCGGAAGGGGGATTGTCTCCCGGGGCGTCCGTCGGACCGCCCGCCGGTCCGGTCCCGCGCGGCTCCCCCCGCTCCTGCCCCCCTTCTTCCTCCGGCGCCGGTCCGCGCAGCAGGGCGATGGAGCCGGAGACCGTCGTCGCCCTCAGCCTGCCGTTGCCCGCGCCGAGGCGGCCGGTGATGCGCTTGGTGCCCCACCGGCCGGTGACCCGCAGCTCCTCGAAGGCGCTGGAGACCGTGCCCCCGGCCGTGCCGGCCTCCACCTCCGCGTCGGCCGGGTGGGGCAGCCGGAGGGCGATCTCCCCCGAGACGCTGGTCAGGGCCACGTCGGTGGGACGGCTCGACGGGTCCAGATCGAGGATCATGGAACCGCTCACCGAATCGGCCC contains the following coding sequences:
- a CDS encoding PadR family transcriptional regulator, with the translated sequence MPPVFAHGRLRLYLLKLLDEAPRHGYEVIRLLEERFQGLYAPSAGTVYPRLAKLEAEGLVTHTSEGGRKVYSITDAGRAELAGRSGELADLELEIRESVAELAAEIRADVRGAAGDLRREMRAAAGEARRGAGAPPGGGPGSPFGDFASLGDKDAWQAAKEEMRRAKQEWKEQARRAKDESRRAREEAERARRQAKEAQERARAQAQEEVQRIARRIQEQVQGHFTRGDWPTGLREGLSELAREFGEFGKDFGVARPGAGTSAPRPEYSRTPEDFPAGYVPAWAHEDTAAPSGDPARDLERLLDRFRDDIRDAARDHGVTPDQLREARGHLSAAAARIAALLRAPKP
- a CDS encoding helix-turn-helix domain-containing protein — translated: MTEATELAERAGDGDPRIGLRAVAALRRLLEQLEAVQVRSARNQGWSWQEIAAELGVSRQAVHKKYGRR
- a CDS encoding zinc-binding dehydrogenase, producing the protein MFAVYAARIDRDQPLAGLELGERPAPEARPGWSVVQVRAASLNHHDLWSLRGVGLPEDRLPMILGCDAAGVDEDGNEVVLHSVIGQSGHGVGPREPRSILTERYQGTFAEQVAVPTWNVLPKPKELSFEEAACLPTAWLTAYRMLFTNAGVRPGDSVLVQGAGGGVATAAIVLGKAAGLRVFATSRDEAKRKRAVELGAVEAVEPGARLPQRVDAVIETVGAATWSHSVKSLRPGGTLVISGATSGDRPSHAELTRIFFLELKVVGSTMGTKDELEDLLSFCAATGVRPVIDEVLPMERAREGFERMESGGQFGKIVLTAGS
- a CDS encoding Clp protease N-terminal domain-containing protein, which produces MFERFTEDARAVVRGAVAQAEATGERSVDAGHLLLALLERRGGRGACALAELGVADRGEAVRRAWDEARRRAGLSQAETDALAGLGIDVARIVARVEEVHGAGALAGDRRDKGWWSGRRGFGRDAKEVLEKALRIALARRERHIGDEHILLALTARPGVAAEVLADHGVTYASVTGVLDGTGRAEAG